The Lactuca sativa cultivar Salinas mitochondrion, complete genome genomic interval TTCCTTGAGTGGAACTCCCTCTTTATAAAATATAAGTTCTCTAATTTCATAGCGATTCGCTAAAATCCGGTCTCTACTAAAACCCTCGTTAAGTAGCGCTATTTCGAGCTTTTCCTCTATGAGGATCTGTTTATCCAACAAATCGTCATAGGCTAGGCTACCTATTTGTTCACTTTTGCCAAGGAAGTGGTGATTGAGTCGATTTGCCAGCTCTTCGTGCCGCTGTTGGTCGCCCATAAGCGGCTGCTTAACCTCCAGATCCACTGGCGGAGCGCTTCGGGTTGCTACAGGATGGTCCCGCAGGCCCTCTTGGTGGGGAACCTCTTCTGCCACGTGAGGCTGGTGAGAAGGCCCGGGAAGCACCCAATGCCCGAGGGAGGCGTTTGCCTCCGGAGTGACGAGTGCTCGGCAAGCACAGCCAATCACGAAGGCCAGAGCTGCGGGGCAGCCCATTTTTAAAAACAGTACTGAAACGGCCTTCACTCCGAGGAAGCCGGCCACCCTAGAGACAAAATCAAAAAAGAATGAGTGCGCCCCCATTTGGAGGCAAAGAAGATAAAAAAAAAGAAGAAGACTTATGGGAACTAAAAATGGAATGCACGCCCGTCTGGCGCTTAACTGGAACAATAATTTAATTCTTCCGCGGCCGCCCCCGCTTAACCGACTTGAATCTGAACTACGATTCAGACCAAGTCTTACCGAAATTGGATTTCCTTTTCGTGCCATATGCGCTTATACTTTACTTTTGTCCCTTTTTGATTCCCGGTCCAATATGAGTTCTCGAAGATCTTCGTTCGAAAAGACCAGCTAAGCATCATTGGCTTGGTCAGCCTTTACCTGACCAACTACCTAATACTACGCAGGCTCATCAAACAGCGCTTTTTAGCTTTCTTCAGGATTTGGCCCGAACTGTTCGGCAGATTCCCACGCGTTACGCACCCGTTCGCCACTTTGTTCTCAACTCTTCTCACCTCCTGGGCGAGACAAGCTACCTTTAGCTAGGAGCCTCTTTTCCTTCTGCCCAGCTCCCCGAAAACAACGTTCGACTTGCATGTGTTAAGCATATAGCTAGCGTTCCTTCTGAGCCAGGATCAAACTCTTCTTTTGACTATGATTTGGCCCTACAGTGGTAGAACCTGGTGAACCGGGCGTACTACTTCTCAACCTTCTGTGAACTTTTCTTCTCTTATGATTTTTGCTACTTTGTTTAGTTTAGTGATTGATATCTTAGAGAAGCTGGTAAAGTAAAGACAGACTCTTTCGAAAGTAATGGTGGCTAGGAATGGCTTCAGTCAGGTCATCGATTCACCTTATGGTCGACTTGCTTGAATCGAAGAAGAAGAAACCCCCGGACTAGAGCCTTCAGTGCTTCTCCCCCATGAATGTGATCAACAAGAATTGATGTACCCACCATTCTAGATAGGAAAGAGATTGATGGTAAGAACCAGTACTAATCTTATAGCAAGCCAAAATAGAGTTTAGATAGGTAAGAACAAGTGCCTATTTCTTGCTAGCCAAAAAACAAGTTTGAGTTGTCGGGGTTGGATCTGAAGCATCAAGCTTCTCCTATACTTTCTCAAAGAAATGCCCTTATCTCGATCTTTATTAGAGGCTAGAGTCTAACCATTAAAGAAGGCTTGAACAGGCTTTTGAGTAAAGAAAAAAGTCACCCTCGGTAGCTCTTACGCTTGGTATGAAATGTAGTACTGCTAGTCTTGAACTACAAGCCATATGAAGGGCCCTATGGAAAGCCTATTTCGACATATTCAATCAAGACCTCTGAGAACCCCGAAAAGCTCTAGCCCATTTACTACCGAAACGACATATCCACGCCTAAGGGTCTAAACTATCAAATTCCCTTTCCTCGTATGAAACCTCAAAGTATGGTTACGCTCCGAGCAGACCAGCAGATCTAATGGATGGACCCCTCATTGCCCGAATAAGAGGTCGATCAAGGAGATATATGAGGTTAGCGCATGTTCGTAGTGATTGCCTCAGATAGAGGAGAATAGATTAGAAAGTCTTTCCTTTTTTTACAAATCTGGTAAGCTGGGGTACTTTCTTTATCGGTGACTAAAAAAAGAACACTTTCACTAGCAATTCTTTTTTCACAGCTTAAGTAAGAGGCTAGCAGAACTAGAAAGATTTTGTTTCCCCGGTACAGTGCTTTCATCTTTCACTTCTGCTCTGTCTTATTAACTTCTGCCTGATCTCATAGAACTGCTTTAGTTCTGATCTGTGCTGATCTTACAATCACCGACTCGAAATCGAGGGGCTACCCAATAGCAAATGCCGGCATATCTTCACATCCTAGTGCCCAGCCGGACAAGGAGCCTGTGTTACTAATTGGCTTGATAGTTCAAGTAGTAAAGGAGGTCTGTGGTAGTCAAGTATGTCTGTGGCTAGAGGATAAAAGCAGTGAATCTTAGTACCCTGTAAGCGTGAAGTCAGGCTTTTCTAACTCCTAGTTGGCTAGTAGAAGGATAGAGACTAAAGTTAGTTTACCCGAAGCAAAGTCAAGAGAGAAAGGTGGTAGCTCTCCATGCAAGCTATTCTAGCAAGTCTTCTGTGGAGGAGGAGTAGCACTAGGCAAGTAACTTATTTCACTAGTTGAGATACACAGATTACTCATGGTTGTACGAGCTTGAATAGTAGTTGAAAGGACCAGCTATTGAATACACATTGAACCATGGAAATAACAATCTTAATGGGCCTATACCAGAGAATCTTGGCTCAACCTACAATGCCTAGTTCTTTCTCATAATAATCTATCCGGGTCGATTCCTTCCAAGTCATCTTTGTCTTTTCTCAGGTTAATATACCTGATCTGAGCTATGCTCAACATCGTGGAGTTTTTGATCAGTCTTACAATAGGTTGTCTGGGACCATACCTGATGAAAGAAAGGAGGTCACTTGTTTAAGTCAAGCAATCGTAGAGACCGGGAAGAGTTAGCTGTGAAAATTCTACCTCTACTGGCCTCAACAAGGCAGAACCAAAGAGAGTAGTGAGGGGAGAGGAGTGAAAACCCGACTCAAGGCATAGTAGATCTATTCCTGCTACCTTACAACCTCCCCCAGTCTCGCACAAAGACAAAGAAGGAAGATAGTTTCAGCATGAAGCTTGCTTGGCTAGAAAGAGAAAGTCTTCAGCCTAGCTCGACTGAAAGGAGAGGAAGCGCCTAAAAGAAAGCCTTTTTTCGAGATTTGAAACTCCTAAGAAATCTTGCCTTCCTCTGCTGCCCCGGGAGAGTGAGTTTGTATGCCTGTTGGGTCTTTTCCTGGCTTTCTCACTAGGCAAATTATCAAGTCGATGCTCATATAACTGCATTTTGATACTCTCACTTTTCCCTTCGATGAGCTGATCTTGAATTGCAAAAGTGATAGCTTATATAACTGCATTTTGATACTTTTTTGAAGACGAGAAAGAGTTAGCCTTAAATGTTCGGTCTTTCATTTCAATAAGTAGTCAGCTGCGGGCTAAGAGGCCTCGTAGTCAGACTTCACATTGATTGAAGCAGCTGTTGGAGAGAAGGCATCAGTCAGACCTGCAATTACCGGGTAGTATGCAGCGGCAGTTTTCAATCATACAATGTGTACTCGTAGTCTGACTTTTAGCGGTAGTCAGCTGTCCTCGTTCTCCTCTTTGAATTGCCCTATTGAGTAAGGGTCGGGTCGGTGTTTGCAAAAATGTCGAGCCGACGGGGTCAGGTACCAGTAGTGACAATGGCAAAGGGGGGAGCAGGACACTCTAAGTGCTAGAATTAGATCTAACCGTATCCGGTCTTTCGAAAGAGAGTAAGCTCTTTTGTGAGAGTTCAGAAGAAAGATTTGCTAACTGTGAAATCATCTGCCCTGCTGTAAGAAAGGTAACTGCTTTCGTAGCAGCTCAACCAGTAGCCGGTGTAAGCAATTGAATCATCATAAGAGTGAAGTTAGCTGGGCTAGGGCTGTCATCCCTCCCCTTGGATGGCCTAGCTGTTGGAAAAATAAGAGCTGTGAACGTAGGAACTGTTGGCAATAACCGTTGGTAGACTTCTTGTTTCCGGTGTAGATGTTATCAACTCGGTAAGGCGAAGAACAACCAAAAATTCCCGATAAAATGAAAGATTTCGATTGATTAATTAAATCGGATTGATGGACAGATAATGGCATTGATGCCATAGAAGAAGCTCCTGGTGGTTCAGTCAGGTAATCAGTAACCGTTGCTACCCTTGCTCGAGTTTGGGTAATTGTGAAATAATCCGCTGCTCTCGTCAACCTTGCTTGGCTCTCTCCTGTTGATTATGCCTGATCTGATGGAGGAAGAACCGCGCTTAGAAATGTGAACGTAACCTTCGCTATTTCATCTCCGGCTATTGAGCAAAGTGGAAGAACTGATTGCACAATTGAAAGAATAGGCTCTGGTACTAATGACTTAACTGTTGATGGAAGGAACTTCACTCAAAGCTGGGGAAGGAAAGGAAGGGTCAATTTCGTAGATAAGAAGGGCGTCGTTAGCAGGATAAGGGCTAGACAGATATTTCATTAAGAAAGAGACGATTCGCCGAGGAACTCTAACTAGATCTAGCGAGTGTCTCCGTCAGATACACTCTTCGTGGTTAAACAATAGAATTGAGAAAATATCGTTATAATGAATGAGGAGCGTCGTCAATTGGTCAATTCATTTTTTTGAGAGTTTGCTGCTTCAGAGAATCGAGATTGAGTTGGTGTTAAGTAAGGTACAAGATTGAAAAGAATGCTTTTGCATTCCAAGTGCAGAATCCCGTTCATTTCTTGGTTAACAGCCAAGCTACCCTCATTAAGTAAGACTGTTGGTCTTGCTAAAGAGAAGCTTAAGCTACCTAAACAAAGATAGGGGAGCGCGGCACGACTATTTTATTATTTTCGGATGCAACCGGAACAAGATTTTTTGATTCTCTACGGGCAACCAAGCCCGAGTGAGCTTTCTTTTATGCTATCCCAAGAGACTGATATGGACTTCTTGGGATCCGCAGATTCTTCATTAGATAGTCTATCAAGTACTGAGTCAGAGGCGCAAAGCGCTCCACCATTTCCGGAAATCCTGGAAAGCATAAGTCATACATTAAACCAATTACTAAATGAAACCGAAAGGCAGTTACCTCCCGAATGGTCCATGGCGGACCTTGTTCGGGCTGTAAATGCGGACGATTTAAGTAGCCTAGTCAGGGATTTTTATGACTTACAATCAAATGGAACTCATAGTTGGTTATGGGAAGAGATTTACAATCTCCTCGATTTAATCAACTATGTTTTCTAATGAGGTTCTGGAGTTCTAACATTTGAATTTCTCTTACATTCTACGTTCCCGAAACGGATCCTATCAAATATTTCACATTTTCTATGATCATCTCTATTTCAGGTATTCGGGGAATCCTCCTTAATAGACGAAATATTCCTATTATGTCAATGCCAATTGAATCAATGTTATTAGCTGTGAATTCGAACTTTTTGGTATTTTCCGTTTCTTCGGATGATATGATGGGTCAATCATTTGCTTCATTGGTTCCAACGGTGGCAGCTGCGGAATCTGCTATTGGGTTAGCCATTTTCGTTATTACTTTCCGAGTCCGAGGGACTATTGCTGTAGAATCTATTAATAGCATTCAAGGTTAAACATGACTCCTAGAGAGTTAGCAAAATACGAAGTTCTCTTTTCGTTCTCTTCTTTCTTTTTTATTTTGACTTGGTTGGCAGGGTCAGGGCCTTTCTCGCTGGGCGAGCGCATCCGATTCTAAAGTCCTTTCCTAAACCACTTCCCGTTCAGTTGCTGAAAGATAGAGAGAAGGCTTTCTAAATGAGATTGAGTTCCACGAATATGCAGGCTAGAAAGATGCTATTTGCTGCTATTCTATCTATTTGTGCATCAAGTTCGAAGAAGATCTCAATCTATAATGAAGAAATGATAGTAGCTCGTTGTTTTATAGGCTTTATCATATTCAGTCGGAAGAGTTTAGGTAAGACTTTCAAAGAGACTCTCGACGGGAGAATCCAGGCTATTCAGGAAGAATCACAGCAATTCCTCAATCCTAACGAAGTAGTTCCTCCGGAATCCAATGAACAACAACGATTACTTAGGATCAGCTTGCGAATTTGTGGCACCGTAGTAGAATCATTACCAATGGCACGCAGTGCGCCTAAGTGCGAAAAGACAGTGCAAGCTTTGTTATGCCGAAACCTAAATGTTAAGTCAGCAACACTTCCAAATGCCACTTCTTCCCGTCGCATCCGTCTTCAGGACGATCTAGTCACAGGTTTTCACTTCTCAGTGAGTGAAAGATTTGTCCCCGGGTCTACGTTGAAAGCTTCTATAGTAGAACTCATTCGGGAGGGCTTGGTGGTCTTAAGAATGGTTCGGGTGGGGGCTGAATAAAGAAGACGAATAGAATAGAATTCATGTTCATGCTAAGAGAAGAGCGGATCCAATACCAAGACGACTTCTTTCCCAAGAAGTGCAGCAAGTACTTTAGGAATTTGGGGATTTCATGCCCCACGAGTGAGTTGCCAAGTGCCCCCTAGGAGGGCCAGTCTACCACAAGATCAAGTTGGAGCCTGGAGCCAAAGCCCCTTAACTTACTTAGAGTGGGGCTGGGTTTAGCAGATGGCCCCCCCAACTAGCATCTATTAGTTAAGGGGCTTGGTTGAACTCAGGAAAGAATTGAAGGAAGTCATTTTTTCCTATTTATATTCCAGCCTCCAAGGCTCTTTTTCCCTATCTTGCTGGGGAAAAGGTTGGGGAGCCCTTGTTTTATTCCAGAAAGGGAGCCTTGGGCATTGATTATCGGGCGCTCAACAAGGTAACCTAACCATCAAGAACAAGTATCCACTTTGATTGCAGACGCATATCCTTTCCCGTTCGCGTCTTTTGTCTAAACTGGAATCTGTGGTGAAAGATCAAAAGATTTTCAGGTATCATCCTTTCTTCACTCGCCCATTATAGACAAGACTGGGAAAGATTGGTCGTCTAAGGAAGGAATACCAACTATTGATTTTAGAGCTCCCGTCTTATTCAATTTTTTTTAGATGAATTTTACCAAGCTTTCGAAGAACAGTTTATAAAAATGCCACACGCTCGTTATGATTATGAAATTAGCGTTCCTCTTGGGATTGTAAAATGGAAGGAATTTCATGTACCCAAATGGGAGGAGTTCTTGAATGGACTAGGTCTTGTTGGAAAGGTTATGTGTTTAGTCCCAGGGGGCGACCCAGTTACTTGTATTGGGGCTTTCATATCTGTGGACGATAATGGCTTTATTCAGATTATTGAAACCGGTTCTTTGGAATAGTTGTTTTTGATAAGGGCTTAGTTACATTTTTTGTTCAAATATGCATATCTTTATACCTACTTTTCGACCCAAGACCTTACCTTAATCACCGGAAAACCCCTTTTTTTATTTCAAGCTCAGTGGTAGAGCGGTCGGCTGGTAACTGACTAGTCGGGCGTAGGTTCGAATCCTACTTGAAAAGCTTCCCTGGACTTTTTTGACTCTCTGCTTACTCCAGCCGTAAGTAAACTCGTAGAATGGGATGTCATCCACTGACTCCTAATTGCGAGAAGAGAATTTCCCTCCTAAGTCATCGAAAAAGAGGAGGCCTAGCTATGATATGAAAAGGCTCCACGGATGACTGGGGCTTAGGGCAAAAGAAAAGGAAGATCGTCTTGACTCTCTTAACTATGGTAAAATAGTTAGAATGTAAACGAAACACATGCTTCACTCTCGCTTTCAGTATTTTGACAAGAGGGGATCCGCCGAGTTGATTGAGTTGTCCTCTCAAAAGAAGAGACTGGCTAGAGATCTCTTTATCAAAATCTTTGGAACAAATGGTTGCCCTTGAAAATGGGTGTTTTTTTGTGGAAACTAAGACTAATTAAGAATGCCATTGCTGTTGATAGCAGTTTTCCCAGGTTTGGAATGAATTTTGCCTCCAAATGTGTTTGCTGTTCCTCTCCTTGCATAGAAAGAGTGGATCACCTCTCTCAAAGTGATATTCCTAGGATAATAGGGTCTCATTTCTCTCCCAGTCTCAATGTGGATTTCTTTTATAAAGCTCCTCTCTTCACCATCTTTTGGCTTCCTGGTTTAATGGTGCCAAATCAAAATCACAGTGTGGCTTTCTTAGGATCATGCTAGTGAGTTGTGCTTGCTGGGAAAGGACATTTTTCTTTATCGAAATTATCTCATGTCTTTAGGGGGGACAACAAAGCTGCAGATTGTTTGGCTGCTTATGGTCATACTCATTCAGACTCCATTTTATTTAATAGCTTAGGGTCTCTTCCTTTTGATTCTAAAAAGCCTGTTCATAGCCAAGGCATGTTCTTTTTTAGAGCTCCCTAGCTTGTTTTGATGTTCAGGGGTAAGGCCTTTATGTCCCCCCCTTGTCTTTTCTTTTTTTGCAATAAATAGCGAAAGCGAGACGATAGTTCTCTGTCGGGTGAGAGAAGAGATAGAGCACGGTATTCTCACGGGCCGAAGTGCAAAGCCCGGTAGCCTATCCGTAGTTCGGAAGGAAGCCCCCTATGGTCCAAATCAAGTTGCTACTTTCCCTCTGCGCTTATAAGTAGATAAGGTCAGACTTTGCTTGCTCTGAGACATCTTGAAAAGGGAAATCCAATATCAAAATGGAAATGTTTGAAATTGCTCCTTGACCCAAGAAAGGAACAAACGGGATTCGGAGCTTGCTGACCCTTATACACAGATGGGGGGTATAGAGAAAATGGTTATTCCTACATCACAACCTAAAAATCTTGACCCAATCATTGCGGGTATCCTTGAGGAGGGCCGGAAGTACCTTCCTACAAACAGAGTGGAGTGGTAAAGGCGAATGAGCCGGTTTACCCAATTAGGAACAAAAGCATGAAATTGCTTGATGGTTCTTGGTTTACGAGAATTGATTATGCTGATGGTCTATCTACAATCATCCCCTATGCCCCAATTCGATCTGATTCAGGGCAGGAGCAGGCCGTGTATTATCTCAGCAGGGTCTTCCCTAAGAAGAATTATTCGCCGATCGAGAAGATGTGCTTATCGCTCTACTTTGCAGCAACCAAGCTCCGACACTACTTCCTTT includes:
- the nad4L gene encoding NADH dehydrogenase subunit 4L, producing MIISISGIRGILLNRRNIPIMSMPIESMLLAVNSNFLVFSVSSDDMMGQSFASLVPTVAAAESAIGLAIFVITFRVRGTIAVESINSIQG
- the atp4 gene encoding ATPase subunit 4, yielding MRLSSTNMQARKMLFAAILSICASSSKKISIYNEEMIVARCFIGFIIFSRKSLGKTFKETLDGRIQAIQEESQQFLNPNEVVPPESNEQQRLLRISLRICGTVVESLPMARSAPKCEKTVQALLCRNLNVKSATLPNATSSRRIRLQDDLVTGFHFSVSERFVPGSTLKASIVELIREGLVVLRMVRVGAE